The Bacilli bacterium PM5-9 sequence AATTTATTGATGCATCAAATGTCTTTGTGCCTTTGAGAAAATCACTAGGTCAAAAGCGAAGAGAACTTTCTAATCAAAATATCAAAGACATAATTACCTGGTATCAAAGTGATGAAGAAAATAAACAAGTTAAAATCTTTGATGCTAAAGAGTTTTTATACAAAGAATACACTGTGATGCAACCTTTACAACGTAGAGGAAGAATCAATGCTGAAACGATTGAAAATGTAAAAGGGATTCAGTTCTTTACAAAGCTTTATGATGAGTTAAAGTATCAAGAATTGCTGGATACGGAGCCAAGAACTTCTAAACAAGAAAAAGAAATGCAAAAACTTGAACAGGGTAAAGCTAAACAAAAAGAAATCTTAGAAAAATTAACAAGTTTGGTTACTGATAATTTCTATGATGATTTTGAAGAGTTTTCGGCTTTTATTAAAGAAAATCTTGCAGAATTTAAATTAACTTCTGCTAATATCAATGCAATCGCTTTAGCTATGAGTGAGATGGATAAAACGGCTAAAGTGATTACAACCAAACGCAAAGATAAGGTTGCGGAAGTTGCAAATGGCATCGTGTACGATAAAACTACAAAAGACAGTGAAATTATAAAACTTTCTGAAAGTGTGGAGGATTACTTCATACGAGAAGTCTACCCTCACGTGCCTGACGCTTATTATTGGGATGAAGATAAGCAAGGTGCGGAAATTCCTTTCACTAGATATTTCTATGAATATCAAGCACCGGAGTCGGCTGAGAAATTACTTGCGGAGTTTAAAGCGTTAGAAGAGAAACTACAAGTGCTATTGGAGGGATTGAGATGATTAATCTTATGAAAGATAGTGGTGTCGAATGGATTGGAGAGATACCTAGTGATTGGCAAATCAGTAAGATTAAGTACACCACGAAACTTAACGGACGTATTGGGTGGCAAGGGTTAACATCAAGCGAATACCAAGATGAAGGCCCGTTCCTTATTACAGGTACTGACTTCAATGAAGGAAGAATAAGCTTTGATTCTGCTATTCACATTGAGGAAAATCGCTGGGCTGAAGCTAAACAAATTCAAGTAGAAAACGGAGATTTGTTAATTACAAAAGATGGAACAGTTGGAAAAGTAGCTATTATTGATGAACTTGAAGATAAAGCATCTTTGAATAGCGGTGTATTGCGAATACAAACTACTAATGAGGTAAATCGCAAATTCCTTTATTATGTTTTACTTTCTGAAGAATTTTGGCTTTGGTTCAATTACACAAATTCAGGAGCAAGTACGATTTTGCATTTGTATCAAAATGTGTTTAATCAATTTACTTATGTAATTCCACTACTTAAAGAGCAACAAGACATCGCTAACTTCCTTGATGAGGAAACCAAAAAGTTAGATGATGCTAAAAATATACTTCAGCAACATATCGAGAAACTTAAAGAATATCACAAAAGTTTGATTTGGGAAACTGTGACCAAAGGACTTGATAAAGATGTCCCTATGAAAGATTCGGGTGTGGATTGGATAGGTGAGATACCTGGGGAATGGGTACTAACTCGATTAAAATATTTAGCTAAAATTACCACAGGAACAGCAGATTCTCAGGATCAAGTTATTGATGGGGAATATCCATTTTATATTAGGTCTCAAAAACCTGTGAATATTGACTATTTTACACATAATTGTACAGCAATTCTTACTGCCGGAGATGGTGATATTGGTAACATTTGGCATTATGTGAGTAGTAAGTTCACTGCGCATCAAAGGGTTTATATAATAAGTGATTTTATTAATTTGGTCGATTCAAGGTATTTATATTTCTACTTTTGTGAAATATTCAAACTTCAACCAGTTTTATTTGATGCAAAGACAACAGTTGGGTCGTTAAGAATGTCAATGTTGACAGATTTTGAAGTTTTATTACCTGAAATTGAGGTACAGCAAGCCATTGCCAATTTCCTTGATGAAAAAACATCAATTATTGAAAAAATAATTTTTAACGTTCAATCTCAAATTGAAATCATCGACAAACAAAAGAAAACCTTGATTTACGATTATGTAACTGGCAAAAGGAGAGTGGAATTATGAATCCAAAAGTACAGTTAGAAAATCTAAAAAGAGAAATAGAGTGGATGCTACAACAAGCGATTTCTACAAAACAAACATTTAATGCTACTTTTGCAGTATCAGAAGTTTTTGCTAAAACTAATGCTCTTGCAATTTATGGAGATTATTTTGCTTTTTCACAAAATGTGATGATTAGTGATATACAGTTACAACTATCAAAACTCTATGTTGAAAATGCAGACTCAATTACTTTGTCAAAAAGCATTACCTTAGCAAACGACTTATTTACAGAAAAGTATTACAAAGAAAAAGGGAACCACGCATTGGGTTCTTACGCTGATTTAAAAAATAATTTAGATGAACTAAATGAGCGACTAAATGAATTGACTGAGCCAATTAAGAATTTAAAACTATTAAGAGACAAAAATCTAGCTCATTTTGATAAAAAAATAAAAAATTATGATGACTTAGATATATTAAATCAATCTAATCCAGTTTTTCTAAAAGAAGCGATTCTATTGATAAAT is a genomic window containing:
- a CDS encoding type I restriction enzyme S subunit (product_source=KO:K01154; cath_funfam=3.90.220.20; cog=COG0732; ko=KO:K01154; pfam=PF01420; superfamily=116734), which encodes MINLMKDSGVEWIGEIPSDWQISKIKYTTKLNGRIGWQGLTSSEYQDEGPFLITGTDFNEGRISFDSAIHIEENRWAEAKQIQVENGDLLITKDGTVGKVAIIDELEDKASLNSGVLRIQTTNEVNRKFLYYVLLSEEFWLWFNYTNSGASTILHLYQNVFNQFTYVIPLLKEQQDIANFLDEETKKLDDAKNILQQHIEKLKEYHKSLIWETVTKGLDKDVPMKDSGVDWIGEIPGEWVLTRLKYLAKITTGTADSQDQVIDGEYPFYIRSQKPVNIDYFTHNCTAILTAGDGDIGNIWHYVSSKFTAHQRVYIISDFINLVDSRYLYFYFCEIFKLQPVLFDAKTTVGSLRMSMLTDFEVLLPEIEVQQAIANFLDEKTSIIEKIIFNVQSQIEIIDKQKKTLIYDYVTGKRRVEL
- a CDS encoding hypothetical protein (product_source=Hypo-rule applied; cath_funfam=1.20.5.110; superfamily=158414): MNPKVQLENLKREIEWMLQQAISTKQTFNATFAVSEVFAKTNALAIYGDYFAFSQNVMISDIQLQLSKLYVENADSITLSKSITLANDLFTEKYYKEKGNHALGSYADLKNNLDELNERLNELTEPIKNLKLLRDKNLAHFDKKIKNYDDLDILNQSNPVFLKEAILLINFVLESLCTIKSIVFNTKLLVHHKDYTHELEQIAKAIEFYKAEQDKKRGEMIGASKY